The proteins below come from a single Cervus elaphus chromosome 4, mCerEla1.1, whole genome shotgun sequence genomic window:
- the LOC122692817 gene encoding zinc finger protein 678-like → MDIGEKTYNCYDYGKVFNQSPKLVQQQNIQSKWKLCKCNTCGKVFSNSPNLGRHRKIHTGRKHFKGTACGQTFNQSSYLTEHLRIHAGEKPYNCTECGKTFICCSCVTQHKQIHTRERPYKCTACGKAFKQSSTLTQHQRIHTGERPYKCTACGKAFKQTSALTEHQRIHTGERPYTCAECGKAFICHSFLTRHQRIHTGERPYKCTACGKAFNQSSNLTQHQRIHTRERPYKCTECGKAFTNYSVLIRHQRIHTGERPYKCTACGKSFKQSSALTEHQRIHTGERPYKCTACGKAFIHYSLLTRHQRIHTGERPYKCTACGKAFRQSSALTEHQRIHTGERPYTCIDCGKAFSQSSSLSRHQRVHTAEKC, encoded by the coding sequence ATGGATATTGGAGAGAAGACTTATAATTGCTATGATTATGGTAAAGTTTTTAACCAGTCTCCAAAGCTTGTTCAACAGCAGAATATTCAGAGTAAGTGGAAACTTTGCAAGTGTAATACATGTGGAAAAGTCTTTAGTAACTCACCAAATCTAGGTAGACATAGGAAAATTCATACAGGAAGGAAACATTTCAAAGGTACAGCATGTGGCCAAACCTTTAATCAGAGTTCATATTTAACTGAACATTTGCGAATCCATGCTGGGGAGAAACCATACAactgtacagaatgtggcaaaaccTTTATCTGCTGTTCATGCGTTACCCAACATAAGCAAATTCATACtagggagagaccttataaatgcacagcatgtggcaaggcttttaagcagagttcaactttaactcaacatcaacgaatccatactggggagagaccttataaatgtacagcatgtggtaAGGCGTTTAAGCAGACTTCAGCTTTAActgaacatcagcgaatccatactggggagagaccttatacatgtgcagaatgtggcaaagcctttatctgTCATTCATTTCTTACACGACAtcaacgaatccatactggggagagaccttataaatgtacagcatgtggcaaggcttttaaccagagttcaaatttaactcaacatcagcgaatccataccaGGGAAAGACcctataaatgtacagaatgtggcaaagcctttaccAATTATTCAGTTCTTATTCGACATCAaagaatccatactggggagagaccttataaatgtacagcatgtggcaagtcTTTTAAGCAAAGTTCAGCTTTAActgaacatcagcgaatccatactggggagagaccttataaatgtactgCATGTGGAAAAGCGTTTATCCATTATTCACTTCTTACTCGACAtcaacgaatccatactggggagagaccttataaatgtacagcatgtggcaaggcttttaggCAAAGTTCAGCTTTAActgaacatcagcgaatccatactggggagagaccttatacaTGTATAGACTGTGGCAAAGCCTTTTCCCAGAGTTCAAGTCTTTCTcgacatcagagagttcatactgcagagaaatgttag